From a region of the Sesamum indicum cultivar Zhongzhi No. 13 linkage group LG3, S_indicum_v1.0, whole genome shotgun sequence genome:
- the LOC105158625 gene encoding late embryogenesis abundant protein 1, which translates to MSSSQFNAGQTHGQTQAKAENWTESAKSTANAAHDKACDMAGDSQGQAQRSKEENAGLLQQTGEQMVNMAQGAIDGMKNTLGMNDKK; encoded by the exons ATGTCGAGCAGCCAGTTCAATGCAGGACAAACCCACGGCCAGACTCAG GCAAAGGCAGAGAATTGGACGGAATCAGCTAAGAGCACAGCAAATGCGGCGCATGACAAGGCCTGCGATATGGCGGGTGATTCCCAAGGGCAGGCCCAGAGAAGCAAGGAGGAAAATGCTGGACTTCTTCAGCAG ACCGGAGAACAGATGGTGAACATGGCTCAAGGGGCCATCGATGGAATGAAGAACACTCTTGGGATGAATGACAAGAAGTGA